The Periophthalmus magnuspinnatus isolate fPerMag1 chromosome 15, fPerMag1.2.pri, whole genome shotgun sequence genomic sequence CATTTGAATAGCACATTttgaggagcctgtgatcaatccgagtgttcatggttctatgtgagtttgattttcaacaaaaaagtgagagtgactaactgaaatactgctggctaatgctggcttacttgtgactgtaatgttatttgagagagactttaacagcacaaagttcagataagtcagttctttatggtcagattgtgttaaaacaaagctcagattaaagtctaacagagcttcagacagaacagtgcctaCTGTTAGTATCTCACCCCCAGCTCAACATTCGCTGGGGGTGTGATACTAGCTTTTGTATCAATATATATTTCTGATCACCCTAATTTATAGTAAACTCTCTGTCCACAGGTCCAGCCGACAGCAGAATGGCTCTTCCCGCCCCCTGGCCTCGCCTCGCCCACTGGCTGCATCCCTTGAAGATGTCTCCGTGTCCAAACTGAACCCGTAcccggccccgccccctccgctgcaggccccgccccctcacgcCCTGTATCCAGGTCGAAAGGTCATCGAGTTCTCGTCGGACGACCGCGTGAAGATTCCCAAGAACAGTCCCCTCCCCAACTGCACATACGCCACACGCCAGGCCATATCACTCAGCCTGGTGGAGAGCCCCACCCCCTCTGCCTCACACCGCGCCTCGGCCAATCAAAGAGAGATGCTGAGCGAGCCGCTGTCCAGCCAGTCCAGCCCCTTCAGCAGCCCCCCACAGGTACCACTGTACTATACCATACAagcatatacatatacatacattgcATACACATAAACACAGATATAAACCATAGCACTGACTATAGTACTGTAACACAGCCCATAGCGACCCCCACAGGTAATGTAGGAAAACTATTTATACTACTGTAGAATACTCTACCATAGactcaaatatataaacacaaacCATAGTACCACCAAGAGGAGCCAGTCCAGCCTCTTTAGTGGCCCCCTACAGGCACCACTATATTTGTATAATTGTTCTGGCTGAGCTCCTGAGATGACCTGCAAATGTGtaacagtacattcagaactccgctgcccggctcctcacccacacccgctcacgTGAACACATCACCCCTGTTCTCCACAAGCTCCATTGGCTTCCCGTCCCTCAGcacatccacttcaaaatcctcctcatcacattcaaagcactccacaacctggcccctccttacctcacagacctgctccacctccacactccatctcgctcCCTCCATTCCAGCTCCGAACCTGGAGGGACAGAGCTTtttccatcgctgcccccaccctctggaactcactgcccaaacccctccgtgactgctcggacctccccaccttcaaaaaagaactcaaaactcacctgttcaaaattgcttttaatgtttgattttatgttgtaaagtttgtgatattttactgttgtatgtattgtgaagcgactttgagtgtcttgaaaagcgctatataaataaaatgtattattattattgtaaatataaGATTAtgaattatgttattattaaatgttattatgttctaacactgttctctcatcaaaaacatgaagaggttttaaatgtcatccatgcatgtttgtgtaatctagagatctttcctgggccctattcgaaacctccttacagttagcagtacgagcctgtacaaggctccgcccacaagcctacatcacccaggCTCCCAtgcgacaattctccataaatatcatacaaaactgttcacagcaacttgacaaacctgatctgatgtgcagtagtttcattgacgggatgcacactgattgatGTTCTGATAGCGCTGAGTGACTTACTGCAGAGATcaatgaagtaaaataccccctcacCTTTAATACTCCATATAAGTAAATACCTTCTCTTCAATTGTATTTGCGCAGGCTCTGAGTGCAGGTCCGAGCTCTGGCAGCTCTGAAGAGGACCTGTTGAACTCGTGGCAGAGACTCTTCGTGGACAAAATGGCGCCCTCCGACACGCTGCACCGTACGGCCTTCAGCAGCCAATCGGCACGCGAGCTCCAGCATCGAGGTGGGGCTTACTCTGATGGAGAGGAGGTTTCGTCTAATCAGAGCTGGACCCCAAGCAGAGGCTCGAGtctggacacagacacagaccctgagaccagaccaagacctaGCCAAGACCTACTGGACCTCAAAGACCCCAACCCCCTTAGGTGAGTATCAGCCTGATCGCCACCGGAGTACAAGCTCTtaggtctagaggaggatctcAACCAGACTACAGGATCTGAGtaggtctagaggaggatccTAACCAGACTACAGGGTCTGATCTTGACATGTAGAGCTTGATCCatgtgggtttttttcatggctgaccACGATTCTTTAAAATCCGAAGAAGCCAATGGCCAATCATCTCTGGCGATATTTTTGAACAGATTTTGGTAATTTTCCCTAAACTGTGTGACTCCAACTCCCCCACAGCCCCTTGTACCCCTCACCTGTCAGAGCTGGAGCagtctttatataaaaattgacatggctaacctgctagttgccatgttccaaacaggaattgatcatgggcacactccTAGCTctatcgactccaattcactttctctgtaaaaactggcccctctctctgtaactgctgctgtcagacttgtcattttggtcttaaaatgttcgtattaacccgctctacctgatcctggggtttttatttcactattgtgtccttaaatcaagatatgaacattaattgcagacaaatcaggcactttctttGAGAGCTTTGCGcctaattggctctttggttgctatgataaggtcagaattccaaatgtggaacttggctccaaattggcccccataactgctagcctcaatgagcctCATTTAGGTGATGTCACTAAATCGTTCAAATAAGACTTAGCATTTTATGCACAAGGTCAAAACTAAATGTGctcatttgactaaaacacacttcagatctttaatgtgaaatttttggctacattttaaatatagtttaGGATCCGAACCAGTGCAGATGAGTCTTTATGTGGTCCTGGTTCTGATGTGGTTTCTGGTCTTGCTTTGGTCTTGATTctgatctggtctctggtcttgttttggtcctggtttagtcctggtctgctGTTGGACTCGTCGCTGATGTTGGGTGACTCTGAAATGGCTGACAGGAAGTGTCTCCATGACGACGACGACAACgacgatgaggaggaggaggagagggacgtCCTTCCTGGCGACCTGCCAATCATCTCTTCCCGCCTCCTGGACCCcactcagccaatcagctcGCAACACCCTGCCCccgctccacagcgccccccgaAGAGCCCCAAACGCATGGGTGTCCACCACCTGCACCGCAAAGACAGCCTGACGCGTGCCCAGGAGCAAGGCACTCTGCTGGACTAGAACCACCACCAACCCCAGGCCCATGAGCAAGGCACGGTCTTTACCAAAACCACCGACCTCAGGAGCAAGGCACGCTCTGGACTAGAACCACCAACCCCAGGAGCAAGGCACTCTGCTGCACGATGAACCTGAATGTTTAAATCTCACTTTTGACCATTGGCCTCTGAGGAGTTGAGGGCCTTGGCACAGAGGaatgtgacccctgacctcccCACGACCTGGGACTCAAATCAGAGACCCTCTGGTGTGAGCGAGAGAGGGCTAACCACTTTGCCACTGTGCTCCTGAATAATCCAGTCATCTAATGTGTTAGGCCCCACCTCTTGCCTGTCACTCAAGAGACCCCGCCCTGCGCTCCCCTAAGCCCTACCCCTCGCCCGTCACTCACACAGAACCCGCCCTTCGTCTGTCACTCACACAGACCCACCCCTCGCCCGTCACTCACACAGTCCCCGCCCCTGAgtctcaaacaggaaatgatCTCACCGGACTCAAACCTTCtgatttaaagtttttatttagtttttttttgaagattttaagtttttattttaagtttaacctgagtttagtttcattttagatttattttaatgataCGTTTATAAATTTACTTTGGCTCGTTTTCATTTTAATGCTTCTGCAGAAACCTGATGGGGCCATGAGtcacaggactggaccaggacctggACTGAAGCCTGTATTTAAACCAGAGACTGAATCTGCTGGTGAAGGTCcaaaccacatagactagtatacgcccatgttccactatggaacctacctgcacCACTGAGTCATTACACAGACAGAAGGCCACGTGGGACTAAAAAAGAAagtagacaatatactgtgattttccacactAAATTGtagtaaagagtgtttttattatcagcGTGGTATTGGTATTGAGTCCTTAGTATTGCAGACTCAGCATTAACCCTTCCCTGAGTTATGGCTCCATCAGGCCTTCgtatttatgtttgtgatgtttttaaaccaACACACTGCACTTTTCGCCACCGAGTCGCCTGGTTGGCTGCTCTCTCCGGGCAAGCTGCCTGATTGGTGGATTATTCGTGGATGTATTTAGCACCATTCACAGCCTGAATCACAAATGTAACGACACACGATTGGACAGAGccagtgcattctgggaaatGCGATCTCATGGCATGTTCATGTTTCACCGTCAGAAAAGCCCCACTCCCTAAAACCATGTTTCCCAGCATGCACTGGGCACTGAACCCACAGGTCACAGATTgtaccctctgacctctgacccctgctgTAATGTGTCACTTCCTGTTCGGACTGTTAGAGACGAATGCGTTTATTTTGTAAACgagtattttaaaacaaattaaatattttaaacttaAGCCCTGCCTATTGTTTCTGTCTCTGGCTTTTCTGTTTAGAAACACAATACAGTAGTATAAAATATAACTAGAAGACCTGCACCCAGAGGACTCTAGTTGTAAACACTAAATACTTACATATACATTTCTGAATTATGTTTGGGTTCACGTGTGTATTCTAATTTGAATGGTTCTGTGGACCGAGGATTGCACTTGCCCTGTGACATGGCAAGTGAGAAGGTGAAGGGGGACACTTTTTACAAATCTAGCTTAAATTGCTGTTTTTTCTATAAAACGTCATTCAAAAACTTTTTACTGTGATGGAAGCCACAGTCTCCAGGCTCATCTCCAATAATATAATGAAGGGGCGGGGACATTCTCAAGGAGAGATTTTCAAGGACAATTGGGCTTTTTTTACCCTCATTTTCCATGTCAGGTTTTCCAGGATGTGTGGGAATCCTGCAAATGATACTCGAGATGtttctttcaaatgtttattaCAAAAGGGTTTGaacacgatacaacacaacGCTACCAACAAGGACCAGCCTGCtccagaccaggtctagaccctGAGTTAGAGCCAGAGCCTGAGCCTGGTTCAGAGCCAGGCCCAGACCCAGGGTGGAGCAGGCCAGTGGGTCTGTACAAACTGTGATTCGAGTCCTCTCTGAGGGGGAGGAGTCTCAGGTTTTGATCACATTAAATAGAATTATATTCATATGTTACAACATCGTCCAATTTCATAAATACAAGGAGGTGGGAACAGGAAACGcacaacaatttaaaataaccaGAACACCAATCAGAACGCAGCCAACAGCCAATCAATTCGCTCGCTCTAACTCTAGGGGCAGAGCCGGCTCAGGGTTCAGAGCCTTCACCAAATtcgccaaaaaacaaacatacattttatatttattattggtAAGATTTAAAGTTGACTTTGAGCCAACTGCAGAGTCTGGGCTCATTAATATGCAGATTTATGTAAATTaggttttatttgaacaaaagagtttttaaaatcatttaatcatttttatttttgcagaattttAGACCCGGCAAAATGTTGACTTCTCAGACTTAAAACATCTGATTtgagttttgtcctgtttttaggagaatgggtcaaatgcagaaccCAGAGCCGCTCGCAGGAACTggagtcaaaaacaaaaagtgctGCAAAAACTGATGTGACCTGAACAGGGCGCTGTCTCAAAAATCAAAAGGAAAGAGGGCAGGGCCAAAACTGGGTGTGTCCAGAGACTACGTTTTCCCAGAATTCCTCAGTTGGAGTGAAGGAGGAGTGTGGCCAGAGGCCTTATAAGGGCTGTGAGGTCATGTTACAGCCGATGGGGTGGGGCTCTGGGGGCAGGGCTTTTGTTGGGCCGTGTATGCTGTCTGCCTGAGCCCGGGGGGGTGGAGCTGCGGCTGTATTTGGGCTTTGTGGGCGGGGCTCAGTGAGACTTACAATGGGATGGGGTACTGGGGGGGATctctgtggggggggggggggtctctctctctgtgtgtgtgtgtgtggggggctttctggggggggggggggggggctcagTCGGACTCTGACTCTATGGGCGCAGTCTCCTGAAGCCGCTCCTGCTGCTCGCGGTGTGCCCTCTTGTGGCGGGAGAACGAGGACGAGTGGAGGAAGGACTTTCCGCACACACCGCAGGTGTAGGTTTTGCCAGAGCGGCGGTGGGCGGAGCTTAGGCGGCTCTTCATGTGTGTCTGCAGATGTCGCGTGAGGCTGGAGGCATGGCCGAAGCGTTTGCCACATTGAGAGCAGCGATGATGGCGTCCACGCGCCGGGGGCTCATCCTCCTCCGACCCAGAAGACGCGGAGGAAGGGTCAGAGGGCAGCAGGCCCCGCCTCCTCTTCTCGCACAGCGTGTACACGTTGGGTTTGTCCCGAGAGCAAAGCTTCAGACGAATCTTTAAGTCGGACTGAGACTCAGACACGTTCTCCTTGTCTTTGGGTGGGAAACCGCCAAGAAGCGCCCTCACGTGGGTCACCTgagaacaacaagaacatgcgagaacacaaataataacacctaaagaaaatacataacCCTCATGAGAGCACTCTATACAACAAGAACacagaaaaagaaacatgtatAACGCATATAATATTCGCGTTCACATGCTATTATACAAGTTAATGAATATACATAAGGAGCGTCTGAGAATCGGAATACTTggtgatttagtcctggctcagcaCCTGGCTCAGCTCTCACCTGGTGCTTGTTGAGCTGGGCAGAGCTCTTGAAGCTCATGTCACATTGGGGGCAGGCGTAGAGTTTGGAGGGGTGAAGGGGCGTGGCTGCAGGGGGTCGTTTGCCCCGCCTCCCCTTCACAGGGTGCAGGGTGGTCATGTTGGAGTGAGCGGGTGCGTGGGGGTGGGTGGCCATCTTGGGGTGGTCCTTCTTTCCTTTCTTATGGATGAGCCGGTGCCGTGACAGACTGGAGCTGTGGTTAAACTCTTTACCGCAAATGTTACACGGATGAATGCGACGTTTCCCGTGGAGACGCAGGTGACTCCCCAGCATCCTGGAATACAACAAATATACTGTGTTTATTAATTAATAACAGCATCCTGTATTCTCAAACATCACGCATGATTGTTATAACCCAAAGGTGgaccaaaacacatttaagatGGACACAGGAAACAAGAAAAAGGGTTCAACGCTGTTTCTTTttaactaaagtaaaagtaacaaaaagggAAAAGACCATGGTGAGCTGGCCAACATAAAATAAGACCGGTGCGCTGGTCAGGCCAACCCTATACAGGGCCGTCAGGGCTGCCAATGCCACTGTCTCTACACTAACTAACCAACTCTGGCGCATGGGAGCCTGACGGAGACCAGTGAAGAGGGCGAGCACGCCAGGATCATGCTATTTAAAGGTTcctgggtgtgaaacaaaaacaaccaggagcaaactattaaaaatataccttactaaatatatacaaaaacaggCAAAAATTATCAactaacactggtcaacactaaatttattgtctaagaatttttagctgatttaggataattttgatgtgctgaatccaaaaatcacattggttttgctcaatcaggtcaacgttctgaactaagctacatatttgtttttggacgattttgtttacatgtatgagtattttcacgtcatgatgcaaaattctgttatatttctcgctataaacaaattctgaagattttgcatgtgccaacttatgactaattgtttttttttatattacaagtgaatgaaatggcttcgactagaagatcttgcaaaaataagcctgatatatatatatatatatatatataaatattctgctacatctgtggtgaatacaccaatgttcctaacaggaatcaagtcacaagtttcataaagcgtgcttaccatgcttattttggtattaaacttggtgaccaagatgaagcttgggcgccacacatggtatgcaagtcatgcaccgagtatctgcgtcagtggactaaaggcaagaagagttgtccgAAGTCTGGAATTctcatggtttggagggagccgacatcaatagctacttctgggctattgatgtgactgggatcaacagaaagaaccaaagcagcctcaagtatcctgaccgtgaatcagcacgtcgtcctgtagctcactgtgatgaaattccaggacctgtctttgtagaagttcctgacatcagtgacaaagattcctccagtgtggttttaatgatgatgctccacatcctttttcccaaaaggagctaaatgttcaggtttcctgagaatttgggatcactgagtgatgagcaggtggagagattccatcaggacataaaagagatggagaccaggtatcagggacgctgggatgcagtcatgatggctgattactgttggactctgaagagagacatccctgctgctgagcattcaaggggttcataaaaacagaagttcatgtcctgaattttgcacaatgataacgtaacgttccaatttacatgtacttacctttatcaattaacataacgtaacatttaattaatacattctgttagaaaactattttttatctcctaaaacgttttttgaatgagaaatattaaagaaaatcaactgataatgtcacaaaattgtaatcaatttagtcagaagatcggatatttcaaaatcaaattagcataaaaacctgacctgactgagaaaatggatatcatttttggattcagcggtgctaaatggtcctaattcagttgaaacaacagacaactttcaaaaatgttttttttgtaacccagtgtaatgaCTA encodes the following:
- the LOC117382992 gene encoding zinc finger protein 93, whose product is MDSEAELSVSEAELGADFITVELDTQPIEYVVKWAEVGSKFTISCLKADQSELGDALKRDDSESELAEELRVDQSELQMDVADSFLAPYEEVYCDPCDPCDPCEVTHSVEVRTDWDSGSEQDLELNLGSAQLTEVGHMSEVGHLSEVVLESSQPDSDPDLDQSESEERQYRCSYCGKAYSHASSLYRHQQSHTGKTSTKRPSHESRPHTCPHCGLSFKGSRMLGSHLRLHGKRRIHPCNICGKEFNHSSSLSRHRLIHKKGKKDHPKMATHPHAPAHSNMTTLHPVKGRRGKRPPAATPLHPSKLYACPQCDMSFKSSAQLNKHQVTHVRALLGGFPPKDKENVSESQSDLKIRLKLCSRDKPNVYTLCEKRRRGLLPSDPSSASSGSEEDEPPARGRHHRCSQCGKRFGHASSLTRHLQTHMKSRLSSAHRRSGKTYTCGVCGKSFLHSSSFSRHKRAHREQQERLQETAPIESESD
- the tjap1 gene encoding tight junction-associated protein 1; the protein is MSATARKPYRKAPPQHRETRPVHHQPAAPPSDVPQEPVSESERIRMLEAQNEELRRRLSLSNQRTEALGAELDSCRHYMEAELNRTRDDLDKMRDKFRRLQNSYTASQRTNQDLEEKLHALLRKVERDKKTMDQELVELTNKLLDAKGTIDRLEELNERYRQDCNLAVQLLKCNKSHFRNHKFADLPTELQDMLNKHMKNTLPDQSSTDKDPDSLSLTPADVVPTSVIARVLEKPEPLLLNSAHSRSSRPIAEDVFVHVDMTSLDAQPNGASPAAAGSPPSSRQQNGSSRPLASPRPLAASLEDVSVSKLNPYPAPPPPLQAPPPHALYPGRKVIEFSSDDRVKIPKNSPLPNCTYATRQAISLSLVESPTPSASHRASANQREMLSEPLSSQSSPFSSPPQALSAGPSSGSSEEDLLNSWQRLFVDKMAPSDTLHRTAFSSQSARELQHRGGAYSDGEEVSSNQSWTPSRGSSLDTDTDPETRPRPSQDLLDLKDPNPLSPGLLLDSSLMLGDSEMADRKCLHDDDDNDDEEEEERDVLPGDLPIISSRLLDPTQPISSQHPAPAPQRPPKSPKRMGVHHLHRKDSLTRAQEQGTLLD